A single region of the Streptomyces sp. NBC_01262 genome encodes:
- a CDS encoding DedA family protein translates to MNTLAMGPNWLDPDYLISTLGLIGLLAIVFAESGLLFGFFLPGDSLLFTGGLLVAGNKLDHPIWLVALLVILAAIAGDQVGYLFGRKVGPSLFRRPDSRLFKQENIEKAHDFFEKYGAKSLVLARFVPIVRTFTPIIAGVSRMNYRSFITYNVIGGTLWGGGVTLLGYWLGQIEFVRTHIELILIAIVFISVIPIAIEFLRARAKSKRAGAAAAEPGERVGGGRHRR, encoded by the coding sequence GTGAACACTCTCGCCATGGGCCCGAACTGGCTCGACCCCGATTACCTCATCTCGACGCTGGGCCTCATCGGCCTGCTCGCGATCGTCTTCGCCGAGTCGGGGCTCCTCTTCGGCTTCTTCCTGCCCGGCGACTCGCTCCTGTTCACCGGCGGGCTCCTCGTCGCCGGCAACAAGCTCGACCACCCGATCTGGCTCGTCGCCCTCCTCGTCATCCTCGCCGCCATCGCCGGCGACCAGGTCGGCTACCTCTTCGGGCGCAAGGTCGGGCCCTCCCTCTTCCGCCGGCCCGACTCCAGGCTCTTCAAGCAGGAGAACATCGAGAAGGCGCACGACTTCTTCGAGAAGTACGGTGCGAAGTCTCTGGTCCTCGCCCGCTTCGTCCCCATCGTGCGGACCTTCACCCCGATCATCGCCGGCGTCAGCCGCATGAACTACCGCTCTTTCATCACCTACAACGTCATCGGCGGCACCCTCTGGGGCGGCGGCGTCACCCTCCTCGGCTACTGGCTCGGCCAGATCGAGTTCGTCCGCACCCACATCGAACTCATCCTCATCGCCATCGTCTTCATCTCCGTCATCCCCATCGCCATCGAGTTCCTCCGCGCCCGCGCCAAGTCCAAGCGGGCCGGTGCGGCCGCGGCGGAGCCGGGCGAGCGCGTGGGCGGCGGCCGCCACCGGCGCTAG
- the leuE gene encoding leucine efflux protein LeuE, with the protein MLGITDLPTYVLGTVLIVLLPGPNSLYVLSVAARRGIRTAYGAACGVFLGDTVLMTGSAAGVAGLLKANALLFGVVKYAGAVYLAWIAFGMARAAVGMWRTRHEAVAESAAPELSGEGEAPFRRALVISLLNPKAILFFISFFVQFVEPGYAHPALSFLVLGTIAQVFSFCYLSTLILGGTYLAAQFRRRKRLSAGLTSGAAALFLGFAAKLSLASAG; encoded by the coding sequence ATGCTGGGGATAACCGACCTTCCGACCTATGTGCTGGGCACCGTGCTCATCGTCCTGCTGCCGGGGCCGAACTCGCTGTACGTGCTGTCCGTGGCCGCCCGCCGGGGCATCCGTACGGCCTATGGCGCCGCCTGCGGGGTCTTTCTGGGCGACACGGTGCTCATGACGGGCTCGGCGGCGGGCGTGGCGGGGCTGCTGAAGGCGAACGCGCTGCTGTTCGGGGTCGTGAAGTACGCGGGGGCGGTCTATCTGGCCTGGATCGCGTTCGGGATGGCGCGGGCGGCGGTGGGCATGTGGCGTACGCGGCACGAGGCGGTCGCGGAGAGCGCCGCACCGGAGCTCTCGGGGGAGGGCGAGGCGCCGTTCCGGCGGGCGCTGGTGATCAGCCTGCTGAATCCGAAGGCGATCCTGTTCTTCATCTCGTTCTTCGTGCAGTTCGTGGAGCCGGGATACGCGCACCCGGCGCTGTCCTTCCTGGTCCTGGGCACCATCGCGCAGGTGTTCAGCTTCTGCTATCTGTCGACGCTGATCCTGGGCGGCACCTATCTCGCCGCCCAGTTCCGGCGCCGCAAGCGGCTGTCGGCGGGGCTCACCTCGGGCGCGGCGGCGCTGTTCCTGGGCTTCGCGGCGAAGCTGTCGCTAGCGAGTGCGGGCTGA
- a CDS encoding GlsB/YeaQ/YmgE family stress response membrane protein — protein sequence MEISGVVSALIIGLVIGVLGRIALPGRQHIPVWLTIVIGIIAAFVGAAIAKAFGVADTNGIDWIEWLIQIGLAMVGVGFADRAYGRGR from the coding sequence ATGGAGATTTCGGGCGTTGTCAGCGCACTGATCATCGGTCTCGTCATCGGCGTGCTCGGCCGGATAGCCCTTCCCGGCCGCCAGCACATCCCCGTCTGGCTCACCATCGTCATCGGCATCATCGCCGCGTTCGTCGGTGCCGCCATCGCGAAGGCGTTCGGCGTCGCCGACACCAATGGCATCGACTGGATCGAATGGCTGATCCAGATCGGCCTCGCGATGGTCGGCGTCGGCTTCGCCGACCGCGCCTACGGCCGCGGCCGCTGA
- a CDS encoding inorganic diphosphatase, whose amino-acid sequence MEFDVTIEIPKGSRNKYEVDHETGRIRLDRRLFTSTSYPADYGFVENTLGEDGDPLDALVILDEPTFPGCLIKCRAIGMFRMTDEAGGDDKLLCVPASDPRVEHLRDIHHVSEFDRLEIQHFFEVYKDLEPGKSVEGANWVGRIEAEAEIEASYKRLKESGHH is encoded by the coding sequence TTGGAGTTCGACGTCACGATCGAGATCCCGAAGGGTTCGCGGAACAAGTACGAGGTGGACCACGAGACCGGTCGTATCCGCCTGGACCGCCGGCTCTTCACTTCGACCAGCTACCCGGCCGACTACGGCTTCGTCGAGAACACCCTCGGCGAGGACGGCGACCCGCTGGACGCCCTCGTCATCCTGGACGAGCCGACCTTCCCCGGCTGCCTCATCAAGTGCCGCGCCATCGGCATGTTCCGCATGACGGACGAGGCGGGCGGCGACGACAAGCTGCTGTGCGTGCCTGCCTCCGACCCGCGCGTGGAGCACCTGCGTGACATTCACCACGTGAGCGAGTTCGACCGGCTGGAGATCCAGCACTTCTTCGAGGTCTACAAGGACCTGGAGCCCGGCAAGTCCGTCGAGGGCGCCAACTGGGTCGGCCGCATCGAGGCGGAGGCCGAGATCGAGGCCTCGTACAAGCGCCTCAAGGAGTCCGGTCACCACTGA
- a CDS encoding glutamate decarboxylase — MALHKGDDDRRALAVNPFYGDANPAAGMLTAPPKHRLPDGPMTPHTAYQLVHDELMLDGNARLNLATFVTTWMEPQADVLMAECRDKNMIDKDEYPRTAELERRCVAILADLWHAPDPSGAVGCSTTGSSEACMLAGMALKRRWMKRMGSRYPGSARPNLIMGANVQVCWEKFCTFWEVEARLVPVEGDRLHMDAESALALCDENTIGVVAVLGSTFDGSYEPVAEICAALDELQSRTGLDVPVHVDGASGAMIAPFLDPELVWDFRLPRVASINTSGHKYGLVYPGVGWALWRDADALPEELVFRVNYLGGDMPTFALNFSRPGAQVVAQYYTFLRLGREGFRTVQQDSRDVAMSLAQRIAAMGDFRLVTHGDELPVFSFTTAEGISAYDVFDVSRRLRERGWLVPAYTYPANREDLAVLRVVCRNGFSQDLADLLTDELDRLLPELRAQSGPLRRPAGTATAFHH, encoded by the coding sequence ATGGCGCTTCACAAAGGCGATGACGACCGGCGAGCACTCGCCGTCAACCCCTTCTACGGGGACGCGAACCCGGCGGCCGGCATGCTCACGGCACCGCCCAAGCACCGGCTGCCGGACGGGCCGATGACGCCCCATACGGCCTATCAGCTGGTCCACGACGAGCTGATGCTGGACGGGAACGCGCGGCTGAACCTGGCGACGTTCGTGACGACGTGGATGGAGCCGCAGGCCGATGTGCTGATGGCTGAGTGCCGCGACAAGAACATGATCGACAAGGACGAGTACCCGCGCACGGCGGAGCTGGAGCGGCGCTGCGTGGCCATACTGGCCGACCTGTGGCACGCCCCGGACCCGTCGGGCGCGGTGGGCTGCTCGACGACCGGGTCGAGCGAGGCGTGCATGCTCGCGGGGATGGCGCTGAAGCGGCGCTGGATGAAGCGGATGGGGAGCCGGTATCCGGGGAGCGCGCGGCCGAATCTGATCATGGGCGCGAATGTGCAGGTGTGCTGGGAGAAGTTCTGCACCTTCTGGGAGGTGGAGGCGCGACTGGTGCCGGTGGAGGGCGACCGGCTGCACATGGACGCGGAGTCGGCGCTCGCGCTGTGCGACGAGAACACCATCGGGGTGGTCGCCGTCCTCGGGTCGACCTTCGACGGGTCGTACGAGCCGGTGGCGGAGATCTGCGCGGCGCTGGACGAGCTCCAGTCGCGCACCGGGCTCGATGTCCCGGTGCACGTGGACGGCGCGTCCGGCGCGATGATCGCGCCCTTCCTCGACCCGGAGCTGGTGTGGGACTTCCGGCTGCCCCGGGTCGCCTCGATCAACACCTCGGGGCACAAGTACGGGCTGGTGTACCCGGGGGTGGGCTGGGCGCTGTGGCGGGACGCCGATGCGCTGCCGGAGGAACTGGTCTTCCGGGTCAACTACCTGGGCGGCGACATGCCGACCTTCGCTCTGAACTTCTCCCGCCCGGGGGCCCAGGTCGTCGCGCAGTACTACACCTTCCTGCGGCTCGGGCGGGAGGGCTTCCGGACCGTCCAGCAGGACTCGCGGGACGTCGCCATGTCGCTGGCCCAACGGATCGCCGCCATGGGCGACTTCCGGCTGGTCACCCACGGCGACGAGCTGCCGGTCTTCTCCTTCACCACCGCCGAGGGAATCAGCGCCTACGACGTCTTCGACGTCTCGCGGCGGCTGCGCGAGCGCGGGTGGCTGGTCCCGGCGTACACGTATCCGGCGAACCGCGAGGATCTGGCGGTGCTGCGGGTGGTGTGCCGCAACGGCTTCTCGCAGGATCTGGCCGACCTGCTCACGGACGAACTGGACCGGCTGCTCCCGGAGTTGCGGGCCCAGTCGGGGCCCCTGCGGCGGCCCGCGGGGACGGCGACGGCGTTCCATCACTGA
- a CDS encoding zinc-dependent metalloprotease — protein sequence MTSIGGVEMVDWNLAVATATRFVRPGPDVSREDAREVVAELRRHAKSSEAHVRSFTKMFGEGEEPDDHGTPVLIVDRPGWIKANVAGFREVLKPLLTKMEARRPGGPGGAVLGTVGGKVTGVEVGMLLSFLASRVLGQYETFAPATRDLPAGPAAPAPGERKAGRLLLVAPNIVHVERELDVDPHDFRLWVCLHEETHRTQFTAVPWLRDHIESEIQDFLAETEIDPSTLIERVREAFQSFTTGNRSDSDEAAVDAEEDERSLIDLVQTPNQREILARLTAVMSLLEGHADYVMDGVGPDVVPSVAEIREKFQQRRQSGAGRLDLALRKLLGLDAKLRQYRDGERFVRAVVKDAGMDGFNRIWTSPNTLPTKLEIAKPADWVARVHRRSET from the coding sequence ATGACGAGCATCGGTGGTGTGGAGATGGTCGACTGGAATCTCGCGGTGGCGACCGCGACCCGATTCGTGCGGCCCGGGCCGGACGTGTCGCGCGAGGATGCCCGGGAGGTCGTCGCGGAGCTGCGGCGGCATGCGAAGTCCTCTGAAGCACATGTGCGTTCGTTCACGAAGATGTTCGGCGAGGGGGAGGAGCCGGACGACCACGGCACCCCCGTGCTGATCGTGGACCGGCCGGGCTGGATCAAGGCCAATGTGGCCGGCTTCCGCGAGGTGCTGAAGCCGCTGCTGACCAAGATGGAGGCCCGGCGCCCGGGCGGCCCCGGCGGGGCCGTACTGGGGACGGTCGGCGGAAAGGTGACGGGGGTCGAGGTCGGGATGCTGCTCAGCTTCCTGGCCTCGCGCGTACTCGGCCAGTACGAGACCTTCGCCCCGGCCACCCGTGACCTGCCGGCGGGCCCGGCGGCGCCCGCGCCGGGGGAGCGCAAGGCGGGGCGGCTGCTGCTCGTGGCGCCCAACATCGTGCACGTGGAGCGCGAACTGGACGTGGATCCGCACGACTTCCGGCTGTGGGTGTGCCTGCACGAGGAGACGCACCGGACACAGTTCACCGCGGTGCCGTGGCTGCGCGACCACATCGAGTCGGAGATCCAGGACTTCCTGGCGGAGACGGAGATCGACCCGTCGACGCTCATCGAGCGTGTCCGCGAGGCCTTCCAGTCGTTCACCACAGGCAACCGCTCGGACAGCGACGAGGCGGCCGTGGACGCGGAGGAGGACGAGCGCAGCCTGATCGATCTCGTCCAGACCCCCAACCAGCGGGAGATCCTGGCCCGTCTCACGGCCGTGATGTCGCTGCTCGAAGGACACGCGGACTATGTGATGGACGGTGTCGGCCCCGACGTCGTGCCGTCGGTGGCCGAGATCCGCGAGAAGTTCCAGCAGCGCCGGCAGAGCGGGGCCGGGCGCCTGGACCTCGCGCTGCGCAAGCTGCTCGGGCTGGACGCGAAGCTGCGGCAGTACCGGGACGGCGAGCGGTTCGTGCGGGCGGTGGTGAAGGACGCGGGGATGGACGGGTTCAACCGGATCTGGACCTCGCCCAACACGCTGCCCACGAAGTTGGAGATCGCCAAACCCGCGGATTGGGTCGCGCGGGTGCACCGGCGCAGCGAAACGTGA
- a CDS encoding threonine/serine ThrE exporter family protein: MVDEGKPGWDEVRSEFTPPLGVELPPEPEPEGSAFTQPKQPAQLTYPAFTPPNGIPLVSLSKETPWPDRMRAMLRMPVTERPAPEQPVAEPADAGPPVPRVLDLILRIGELLLAGGEGAEDVEAAMLGVAHAYGLARVEPTVTFTLLGVSYQPSLIDPPVTANRTVRRRGTDYTRLAAVFRLVDDITTAGLTLEDAYRRLGVIRRNRHPYPSRVLTGAAGLLAGAASMMVGGGGPVVFAIAAIGAMLGDRLAWLCAGRGLPEFYQFTAAAMPAAVLGILVDRFGHALPWTSTIQASAVITGGLFALIPGRALVAAVQDGLTGFYITASARLLEVMYLFTGIVVGVTLVLYAGVSLGAELDPEQSLSTYENAPVQLVAAMVLSLAFAMMLQCERQVLLLATLNGGVAWVVYGVLHQDLGWSAVPATAVAAGLVGLLGQLLARHRHASALPYVTAAIGPLLPGSATYFGLLGLTQHHLTEGLTSLTKAAALALAVAIGVNLGSEAARMFLKAPGAAAPAKRRAAKRTRGF; the protein is encoded by the coding sequence GTGGTGGACGAGGGCAAGCCGGGGTGGGACGAGGTCCGCTCCGAGTTCACGCCGCCGCTGGGCGTGGAGCTGCCGCCGGAGCCCGAGCCGGAGGGCTCGGCCTTTACGCAGCCCAAGCAGCCCGCGCAGCTGACGTATCCCGCCTTTACGCCGCCCAACGGGATACCGCTGGTCAGCCTGTCCAAGGAGACGCCCTGGCCGGACCGGATGCGGGCGATGCTGCGCATGCCGGTCACCGAGCGCCCCGCGCCGGAGCAGCCGGTGGCGGAGCCGGCGGACGCGGGGCCGCCGGTGCCGCGCGTGCTGGACCTGATCCTGCGGATCGGGGAGCTGCTGCTGGCCGGGGGCGAGGGCGCGGAGGACGTGGAGGCGGCGATGCTGGGGGTGGCGCACGCGTACGGCCTGGCGCGGGTCGAGCCGACGGTGACGTTCACGCTGCTCGGGGTCTCGTACCAGCCCTCGCTCATCGACCCGCCGGTCACGGCGAACCGGACCGTACGGCGCCGGGGCACCGACTACACCCGCCTGGCGGCCGTGTTCCGGCTGGTGGACGACATCACCACCGCCGGGCTGACCCTGGAGGACGCCTACCGCCGCCTCGGCGTCATCCGCCGCAACCGGCACCCGTACCCGAGCCGGGTGCTGACCGGCGCCGCCGGGCTGCTGGCGGGTGCGGCGTCGATGATGGTGGGCGGCGGCGGGCCGGTGGTGTTCGCGATCGCGGCGATCGGGGCGATGCTCGGCGACCGGCTGGCGTGGCTGTGCGCGGGCCGGGGGCTGCCGGAGTTCTACCAGTTCACCGCCGCCGCGATGCCCGCCGCCGTGCTGGGGATCCTGGTCGACCGCTTCGGGCACGCCCTGCCCTGGACCAGCACCATCCAGGCCTCGGCGGTGATCACCGGTGGGCTGTTCGCGCTGATCCCGGGGCGGGCCCTGGTGGCGGCCGTCCAGGACGGGCTGACCGGCTTCTACATCACCGCCTCCGCCCGGCTGCTGGAGGTCATGTACCTCTTCACCGGCATCGTCGTCGGCGTCACGCTCGTGCTGTACGCGGGCGTGAGCCTCGGCGCGGAGCTGGACCCGGAGCAGAGCCTCAGCACGTACGAGAACGCGCCCGTGCAGCTCGTCGCGGCGATGGTGCTGAGCCTGGCCTTCGCGATGATGCTGCAGTGCGAGCGCCAGGTCCTGCTGCTGGCCACCCTCAACGGCGGCGTGGCCTGGGTCGTCTACGGCGTGCTCCACCAGGACCTCGGCTGGTCGGCCGTCCCCGCGACGGCGGTCGCCGCAGGGCTCGTCGGTCTCCTCGGCCAGCTCCTCGCCCGCCACCGGCACGCCTCCGCCCTGCCGTACGTCACCGCCGCGATCGGCCCCCTCCTGCCCGGCTCGGCCACGTACTTCGGGCTCCTCGGCCTCACCCAGCACCACCTCACCGAGGGCCTCACCTCGCTCACCAAGGCGGCGGCCCTGGCCCTGGCGGTGGCCATCGGCGTCAACCTCGGCAGCGAGGCCGCCCGGATGTTCCTCAAGGCGCCGGGCGCCGCCGCCCCGGCCAAGCGCCGGGCGGCCAAGCGCACGCGCGGCTTCTGA
- a CDS encoding YbjQ family protein gives MGIDEYGGGQPQQSDVLVVTTNDVPGFRVERVIGEVFGLTVRSRHLGSQIGAGLKSLVGGELKGLTKTLVETRNQAMERLVEQARARGANAVLMMRFDVSEAADVGTEVCAYGTAAVITPDTP, from the coding sequence ATGGGTATCGACGAATACGGCGGCGGCCAGCCGCAGCAGTCCGACGTCCTCGTGGTCACCACCAACGACGTGCCCGGCTTCCGCGTCGAGCGGGTCATCGGCGAGGTCTTCGGCCTCACCGTCCGCTCCCGCCACCTCGGCAGCCAGATCGGCGCGGGGCTGAAGTCCCTGGTCGGCGGCGAGCTCAAAGGGCTCACCAAGACCCTGGTGGAGACCCGCAACCAGGCCATGGAACGCCTCGTCGAACAGGCGCGGGCGCGCGGCGCCAACGCGGTGCTCATGATGCGCTTCGACGTCTCGGAGGCGGCCGACGTCGGCACTGAGGTCTGCGCCTACGGCACGGCGGCAGTCATCACCCCGGATACCCCCTAG
- the tilS gene encoding tRNA lysidine(34) synthetase TilS, protein MGPHPAVAAIRLAVRRVLQDVRDDNSSDANSPVHNSEARGDGPLVLVACSGGADSMALATALAFEAPKLGMRAGAVTVDHGLQAGSDTRAREVAVRLRALGLDPVDAIGVTVGRQGGPEAAARDARYAALDAAARDRGAAAVLLGHTRDDQAETVLLGLARGSGTRSLSGMPAVNGRYRRPFLLLDRHTVREACLAQGIDVWEDPHNHDPAYTRSRVRHEALPVLEKSLGKGVIEALARTAQLSRDDADALDEWAACAERDAAHGEGGLDTARLLLLPPAVRRRVLRRAAIAAGSPAGSLFARHIEETDRLVTGWRGQKPLNLPGGIAVGRRNGRLFFSPS, encoded by the coding sequence ATGGGTCCCCACCCCGCGGTCGCAGCGATACGCCTGGCGGTCCGCCGCGTACTCCAGGACGTACGAGACGACAACTCGTCAGACGCCAACTCGCCAGTCCACAACTCGGAAGCCCGGGGCGACGGCCCCCTCGTGCTCGTCGCGTGCAGCGGCGGAGCCGATTCGATGGCCCTCGCCACCGCCCTCGCCTTCGAAGCACCCAAGCTCGGCATGCGCGCCGGCGCCGTCACCGTCGACCACGGCCTGCAGGCCGGCTCCGACACCCGGGCGCGCGAGGTGGCCGTCCGGCTGCGCGCCCTCGGCCTCGATCCGGTGGACGCCATCGGGGTCACCGTCGGCCGCCAGGGCGGGCCCGAGGCGGCCGCCAGGGATGCGCGGTACGCGGCGCTGGACGCCGCCGCCCGCGACCGGGGCGCGGCCGCCGTGCTGCTCGGCCACACCCGCGACGACCAGGCGGAAACCGTCCTGCTCGGGCTGGCCCGCGGCTCCGGCACGCGCTCCCTGTCGGGGATGCCGGCCGTGAACGGCCGCTACCGCCGCCCCTTCCTGCTGCTGGACCGCCACACGGTCCGTGAGGCCTGCCTGGCGCAGGGCATCGACGTGTGGGAGGACCCGCACAACCACGACCCGGCCTACACCCGCTCCCGGGTCCGCCACGAGGCGCTGCCGGTGCTGGAGAAGTCCCTCGGCAAGGGCGTGATCGAGGCCCTGGCCCGTACCGCCCAGCTCTCCCGCGACGACGCGGACGCGCTCGACGAGTGGGCCGCATGCGCAGAGCGTGATGCCGCTCACGGAGAGGGCGGTCTCGACACCGCCCGGCTGCTCCTCCTGCCGCCCGCCGTACGCAGGCGCGTCCTGCGCAGGGCGGCGATTGCCGCCGGTTCACCGGCGGGATCCCTGTTCGCCCGGCACATCGAGGAGACCGACCGGCTGGTCACCGGCTGGCGCGGGCAGAAGCCCCTCAACCTTCCCGGCGGGATCGCCGTCGGCCGCCGCAATGGCAGACTGTTCTTCTCACCGTCGTAG
- the dacB gene encoding D-alanyl-D-alanine carboxypeptidase/D-alanyl-D-alanine endopeptidase, with translation MPLTKNAQVTAVSAAIGLALALVAVAAAGPWESGQRTAERVAARPKATHSSAGTPRGTAEASPAPLAADVLAPATGSPTVPAPTRAGLAETLVPIVKASSGLGKVFTAAVVDAATGRLVYGLGAGTGAVPASTTKIATATAALSLLGPDHTFTTTVVAATGARRITLVGGGDPTLTARAEAGGGYDAASLRELADDTARALLQKGWTRVALGYDASLYKGSALHSIGHNDNLAPVTALMADEGRLDSTSYKGPAGRSWDPARSAAATFAELLETRGITVTGEVSSRKASGALLAEVQSPPLSELVERMLTNSDNDIAEALARQSAVAAGKRASFYGGAAAIEGALEGLGLDVTGARFNDGSGLDKLDRVTAGQLAGLLSLAGSTSHPELRSIITGLPVAAFSGSLSTRFVSDTGRAGAGLVRAKTGTLTGVNALAGTVVDADGRLLTFAFLTSGTTDPTAAAAALDRLAAAVSQCGCQ, from the coding sequence GTGCCGCTCACCAAGAACGCGCAGGTGACGGCGGTATCCGCCGCGATCGGCCTCGCGCTGGCGCTGGTGGCGGTGGCCGCCGCGGGCCCCTGGGAGTCAGGCCAGCGTACGGCCGAACGGGTGGCGGCGAGGCCAAAGGCCACGCACTCCTCCGCCGGCACGCCGCGCGGGACCGCCGAAGCGTCCCCGGCCCCGCTCGCCGCCGACGTCCTGGCTCCCGCGACCGGCTCCCCGACGGTCCCCGCGCCGACGAGGGCGGGCCTGGCCGAGACCCTCGTCCCGATCGTGAAGGCGTCATCGGGGCTCGGCAAGGTCTTCACCGCCGCGGTCGTGGACGCCGCCACCGGCAGGCTCGTCTACGGGCTGGGCGCCGGCACCGGCGCCGTACCCGCCTCGACCACCAAGATCGCCACCGCCACGGCCGCGCTCTCCCTGCTCGGCCCAGACCACACCTTCACCACCACCGTCGTCGCGGCCACCGGCGCCCGCCGGATCACCCTCGTCGGCGGCGGCGACCCCACCCTCACCGCCCGCGCCGAGGCCGGTGGCGGCTACGACGCGGCTTCCCTGCGGGAGTTGGCGGATGACACGGCCCGCGCCCTCCTGCAGAAGGGCTGGACGCGGGTCGCCCTCGGCTACGACGCCTCCCTCTACAAGGGCTCGGCCCTGCACTCCATCGGCCACAACGACAACCTCGCCCCCGTCACCGCACTGATGGCCGACGAGGGCCGCCTCGACAGCACGTCGTACAAGGGCCCTGCGGGCCGCTCCTGGGACCCGGCGCGGTCTGCGGCGGCCACCTTCGCCGAGCTGCTGGAGACCCGGGGCATCACGGTCACCGGCGAGGTGTCCTCCCGCAAGGCCTCCGGGGCCTTGCTGGCCGAGGTCCAGTCCCCGCCGCTGTCCGAGCTCGTCGAGCGGATGCTCACCAACAGCGACAACGACATCGCCGAAGCCCTCGCCCGCCAGTCCGCCGTCGCGGCCGGCAAGCGCGCCTCCTTCTATGGCGGCGCCGCCGCCATAGAGGGCGCCCTCGAAGGTCTCGGCCTCGATGTCACCGGCGCCCGCTTCAACGACGGCAGCGGCCTCGACAAACTCGACCGCGTCACCGCCGGCCAGCTCGCCGGTCTGCTGTCCCTCGCCGGCTCCACCTCGCACCCCGAGCTGCGTTCGATCATCACCGGCCTCCCCGTCGCCGCCTTCTCCGGCTCCCTGAGCACGCGCTTCGTCTCCGACACCGGCCGCGCGGGCGCCGGCCTCGTACGCGCCAAGACCGGCACCCTCACCGGCGTCAACGCGCTGGCGGGCACGGTGGTCGACGCCGACGGGCGGCTGCTGACCTTCGCCTTCCTGACCTCCGGGACGACGGATCCGACGGCGGCGGCCGCCGCGCTCGACCGCCTGGCGGCGGCCGTGTCGCAGTGCGGCTGCCAATAG
- a CDS encoding ABC transporter ATP-binding protein — MTRAIALNDVSKVYGRGVRAVDRFSLDIEPGEFLVLLGPSGCGKSTVLRMIAGLETVTSGELLLDGEYANDLPPGDRRMAMVFQNFALYPSMTSRENIGFPLRFEMPREETGPRVDETARTLGIEDILDRYPGQLSGGERQRVAMGRAISRHPSVFLMDEPLSNLDAKLRSHLRAEISRLTRGMGVTTVYVTHDQAEAMSLGDRVAIMRSGVLQQVSSPREAYHLPENVFVAAFIGTPRINLLQATVHAPLGGGLWIDFGRQRLGMQEPLTQDHQLLRIQQGRQIIVGLRSEAVRIAAPGTARPGEVLLSGIVEHVEYQGHESLVHLNTGALPAVVPELEAARPVTRPPRQRAAAKRGAGLGRLIQRVAVLDRQPSAPPAAPTAELPPVQAGDLVVRTGPDLFLRPGERVPLLVDLAHLYVFDHEGRRICPAPAEAPRLE, encoded by the coding sequence ATGACGCGCGCGATCGCACTGAACGACGTATCAAAGGTCTACGGTCGGGGCGTCCGCGCCGTGGACCGGTTCTCGCTGGACATCGAGCCCGGGGAGTTCCTGGTCCTGCTCGGGCCGTCCGGCTGCGGCAAGTCGACCGTCCTGCGCATGATCGCGGGCCTGGAGACCGTCACCAGCGGCGAGCTGCTGCTCGACGGCGAGTACGCGAACGACCTCCCGCCCGGCGACCGCCGCATGGCGATGGTCTTCCAGAACTTCGCGCTCTACCCGAGCATGACCAGCCGCGAGAACATCGGCTTCCCGCTGCGCTTCGAGATGCCGCGCGAGGAGACCGGGCCCCGGGTCGACGAGACGGCCCGCACGCTCGGCATCGAGGACATCCTGGACCGCTATCCCGGGCAGCTGTCGGGCGGCGAGCGGCAGCGGGTCGCGATGGGGCGGGCGATCTCCCGGCATCCGTCGGTCTTCCTGATGGACGAGCCGCTGTCCAATCTCGACGCGAAGCTGCGCTCGCACCTGCGGGCGGAGATCTCCCGGCTCACCCGGGGCATGGGGGTGACCACGGTCTACGTCACCCACGACCAGGCCGAGGCGATGTCGCTGGGCGACCGGGTCGCGATCATGCGCAGCGGGGTGCTCCAGCAGGTCAGCAGCCCCCGGGAGGCATATCACCTGCCGGAGAACGTCTTCGTGGCCGCCTTCATCGGCACGCCGAGGATCAATCTGCTCCAGGCGACCGTGCACGCCCCGCTGGGCGGCGGGCTCTGGATCGACTTCGGGCGGCAGCGGCTGGGGATGCAGGAGCCGCTGACCCAGGACCATCAGCTGCTGCGGATCCAGCAGGGCCGCCAGATCATCGTCGGCCTGCGCTCGGAGGCCGTACGGATCGCGGCGCCCGGCACCGCCCGGCCGGGCGAGGTGCTGCTGAGCGGGATCGTCGAGCATGTCGAGTACCAGGGGCACGAGTCGCTGGTGCACCTCAACACCGGGGCACTGCCGGCCGTCGTACCGGAGCTGGAGGCGGCCAGGCCCGTCACCCGGCCGCCTCGGCAGCGCGCCGCCGCCAAGCGCGGGGCGGGGCTCGGGCGGCTCATCCAGCGGGTCGCCGTCCTGGACCGCCAGCCGTCCGCGCCGCCCGCCGCCCCCACGGCCGAGCTGCCGCCCGTCCAGGCCGGTGACCTGGTCGTACGCACCGGCCCCGACCTCTTCCTGCGTCCCGGCGAGCGCGTCCCGCTGCTGGTCGACCTCGCCCATCTGTACGTCTTCGACCACGAGGGCCGCCGCATCTGCCCGGCCCCGGCGGAGGCGCCGCGGCTGGAGTAG